One Candidatus Nitrososphaera evergladensis SR1 genomic window carries:
- a CDS encoding DUF1326 domain-containing protein — protein sequence MSAPQSWKIEGDYFEACNCDVVCPCVFMGDPDRGECDVTVAWHIQKGNFGNTRLDGLNVVAVFHAPGNMFTGPKWKAALYLDERANKDQADALVKIYSGQAGGFFGVAAGFIGDMAGVRSVPIKFEADGRKRSLQIPSAMDVAIEGIASGEGQNKETTIENVPMTVAPGFPAVVAKSVKHSYSDHGMKWDNSGKNGFYSKFAYSP from the coding sequence TTGTCCGCTCCCCAGTCATGGAAGATCGAAGGCGACTACTTTGAGGCCTGCAACTGCGACGTAGTGTGTCCTTGCGTTTTTATGGGTGACCCGGATCGCGGCGAATGTGATGTCACAGTAGCCTGGCACATTCAAAAGGGCAATTTCGGAAATACCCGGCTTGACGGCCTGAATGTTGTCGCGGTATTTCATGCACCGGGCAACATGTTTACAGGTCCAAAATGGAAGGCAGCCCTGTACCTGGATGAGCGCGCAAACAAAGACCAGGCTGATGCCCTTGTAAAGATATATTCTGGGCAGGCAGGAGGCTTTTTTGGGGTTGCCGCCGGATTCATCGGCGACATGGCAGGAGTACGCTCGGTTCCGATAAAGTTTGAGGCAGACGGCAGAAAAAGGTCCCTGCAGATTCCGTCTGCAATGGATGTGGCAATCGAAGGCATCGCGAGTGGAGAGGGCCAGAACAAAGAAACCACGATAGAGAACGTCCCCATGACCGTTGCCCCGGGTTTTCCGGCGGTAGTCGCAAAATCCGTAAAACACAGCTACAGCGACCACGGCATGAAATGGGACAACTCGGGCAAGAATGGCTTTTATTCAAAATTTGCATATTCGCCATAG
- a CDS encoding PepSY domain-containing protein yields the protein MSRTMKFIIGLIVLPIAGMVLTLSIVAYMAASPLVEVPKPADYNSTRITTIIGETEAEKASRDALDESYQRSGYEKGAVRGGALGSTALIYVGKDGTNFAVDKDDGTLGDKMPHSLDNTQPDHYYWKVVLNFENTTKPEYDFVVDANTGRVLQRGVTD from the coding sequence TTGTCCAGGACCATGAAATTCATAATTGGCCTGATTGTGCTGCCGATTGCAGGCATGGTCCTGACGCTCTCTATTGTCGCATACATGGCGGCCAGCCCTCTTGTCGAAGTGCCAAAGCCGGCGGATTACAATTCTACAAGGATTACGACCATAATCGGCGAAACAGAGGCTGAAAAAGCTTCCAGGGACGCCCTTGACGAGTCCTATCAAAGGAGCGGCTATGAAAAGGGCGCAGTCAGGGGCGGGGCGCTTGGCTCAACGGCGCTCATCTACGTCGGCAAGGACGGAACAAATTTCGCAGTTGACAAAGACGATGGAACGCTGGGCGACAAGATGCCCCACTCCCTTGACAATACGCAGCCAGACCACTATTACTGGAAAGTTGTTCTAAACTTTGAAAACACCACAAAACCAGAGTACGACTTTGTAGTTGACGCAAATACTGGCCGAGTGCTGCAGAGGGGCGTTACCGACTAG